ATATGTCCTGTTAAATGTCCTGTTAAATGTCCTGTTATTTGTCCTGTTATATGTCCTGTTATATGTCCTGTTAAATGTCCTGTTATATGTCCTGTTAAATGTCCTGTTATATGTCCTGTTAAATGTCCTGTTATATGTCCTGTTATATGTCCTGTTAAATGTCCTGTTAAATGTCCTGTTAAATGTCCTGTTATATGTCCTGTTATATGTCCTGTTATATGTCCTGTTATATGTCCTGTTATATGTCCTGTTAAATGTCCTGTTAAATGTCCTGTTATATGTCCTGTTATATGTCCTGTTATATGTCCTGTTATATGTCCTGTTATATGTCCTGTTATATGTCCTGTTATATGTCCTGTTATATGTCCTGTTATATGTCCTGTTATATGTCCTGTTATATGTCCTGTTATATGTCCTGTTATATGTCCTGTTATATGTCCTGTTATATGTCCTGTTATATGCCCTGTTATATGCCCTGTTATATGTCCTGTTATATGTCCTGTTATATGTCCTTTATATGTCCtttggggaggaggggggaggcaGGGGAGCCAACAGCCATTGTGTTGCTCAGGTGAAGAATTTGTACGCCAGACAATGCAATGAATGCATAGCAATCACTTGCAAAGTATCTTGTAGATAAAAAACTGAAGCATGGTAATATTTGCAATGATGTCAATTTGCCTTTTTTCTCGTTTCAGAACAATATTGAATATATCGAAAATTTGGAGACTTTGCAACAACTCAAGTAAGCAAGTTACATACTAGGTGCTTCCCTTATATTTGATTATTTGTACAGATATTTTTAATACAATTTACAACATGATGAATCTCTTTTCAGCTTCCTGACTCTGGCAAGCAACAAGATTTCTGAAGTGAAGAATTTAAAATGCCTGAATAAGCTAAAGTTCCTGGACTTGTCAGACAATAATATTACTGAATTTTCTACAGGTAGGAATGAGATCacattttgaaaatgaaaCTGTGAATGTAAGTGTAAAGTGTCAACACTCTGTTAAAGACAATCTGTGTGacataatgttttttttttggcagcTGGGGATGGGGAACGGGGTGCTTATTCTGCACTCATCCATAGCTATTTGCCTAAAAAATATCATAGTATCACTGAAACTTTTCACTTAAGAGAACTGGTGTCAATTGAAAACAACACCCCAAAACAGATCAACACGGGATTTGGATAATATATGTACTCACATACTGTAAAACAGATCAACACGAGATTTGGATAATATATGTACTCACATATGGTAAACACATTTTAAAGATCCAGGGGCGTAGacaggggggtggcccagaGGGCCCGGCCCCTCCCTTCTAGcatccaaaaatacagtaaatgtatgaaaaaaattatctaaaatacaggagaaaatgccttgaaagggccttttgggccccctcctgttaaaaatccaaATCATTAATGATTTGGTATTAAATCCTCTTTCAGTTGATGGGCAAAGTTGAACAAGATAACTTAGGTGCTCTTTCTTATATTATAGATGAATTTCCAAGTGAACTATTGATTCTAAACCTTCAGGGAAACCCATGCCTACAGTCTGAAAATTACAGGTACTTCATAGTCCTCAGAGTAGCACCAGTGTGGCtgagaataaaataaagagtAAGATAAGATGAATAAGATTTATTTTCATCAAATGTAGCCCTCAAGTTACAAAGTCTGTCATGAAGGGGGCTCAATGCCCCACCCTCCTCTCTTCCTATCTGGGAGGCCCATGTGCAACATCTCTTTTGAGGGGGACTAGAATGCTTTGAAACAACATGGGAATTAATTTGTAAATTTGGTTTCAAGTAGTGAGAGCACcaacaagcaagaaaaaatgCACTCAGTTAAAAATAAGActcttgattttattatattataataaaaagttgGTTAGCTCAAAGCTTGGAAGGGTATTTTTTAAACCTGTTGGAAGAGCACGTTAATTGCATACTTTTTAATAACTTGCACTTTGCCTATCATAGGTCTTGCATCTTGAAAGCTTTGCCACATCTTAAACAACTTGATGGAGCCACAATAACCAACAAAGACAGGAGAGAAGTAGGCTTTGAAGTGTAAGGGACTTGTGTTCTTAACCTTTCCGACAGAACATTGGTTTATCTAAAATCTTTTTCGCCCAATTATTTGAAACAGTTCTTCCACAGAGGATGACTCTGAAGAAGAGTCTGAAGATGATATAGAGGAGGAAAAGGGTGAGACAATATAATCATTTTTGCCTTTTGTTGCTGGTGGCATTCACCTGACAGATACTGTAACTATAGAACCTCAAAGCAGTGGGAAAAACTTTTTATCCATTTTTTCAGCTTGAatgtttgttttccttttcagGTAGTAGCTTAAAACAACATTGCGACAATATTATTGTCCGTGCCAAGATACGTGCAATTAAGGTACAGTATGATCTAACTTGTACAATCTGCTGACACTTTATTATAACATAAGATACTTTTAGTGCATAAATCATCGGCCAATCACCATTCTAACATCATAAGAGCTATACTTTGACGTGTGACTTTAAAAAGGCGCTTgtaaaagtatatatataatgaCGGATTTCTTATCAAAACAacgttcaatttttttttctttacttgatCTAAATGACATTGATAGAGAGGAAACTGTCTGGAAAATTTTAGTTGGTCCACTCTATGCACTTCCAAGGTTAGAGTAAACTTACAGCCTGGAACGAAAGCTAGATCCATTTTCTTCAACTTAATATGGAGAGGCTGAAAACACAATATTGTACTTTATTTATCTAGAAGAAAAATTCAAATAATTAGAAGATATTTTAATAAGCCTTAGTGGTCAATCCACATTATTTTCTCTGTTTTCGagtttttcaatttttaaatttaaaatgcTTGTTGCACATAGTGACATAACAATATAACGACACAGGCGCTCGCACTTTTATGTTTCATAatttaagcccgacataacgacatggacgtTTAGACATAAAAGTTATGTTATGTCCATGTCTTTATGTCGGACTTATGTCTTTATGTCGAACCATTCTCACTTGAAAATATGAACATAAGAGTGTGCTCGCcgatgtcgttatgtcgccagtgtgcaccaggcataacaCTTAATCGCTCATAAACCCATGCAAAATCCCCTTCTGGgcactttattttctttggtaGTTTCTGGATCCTAATCAAATGCTAGGGTGTTTTTCTGTGTACAACAGTCTAGACCGTAGagtatttccttttaaaggaGGATGCTTCACATGGTAGGAGACTGGAAGAGCTTGCATCCATACGCGCAGAGGCCCTTCATTCGTCCCGGCCCCAGACGCAACCAGAGACATAATCATGTCGATAAAAGCTGGGGAAACGACAAGGACTTTCATAGACAATCTTTATATAGTTAACTGcgttttttgttattgtaaacGCATAAAATACATACAAGGTAGTTGTACAGTACTCGCAAAGACGTCCCGCCGTAGGTTTTGAGAACCCTTCAGGGGATGTGTTGACAAAGGGCCTGGGGGTCGTTATCCAGTACGCTACTAGTGCCCTTGGACCTGGacccttttttttacttttatgtcCCCCTCTTTTCAAAGTGTCCCGGTTGCGGCGATATGATGTATTACAAAAAACAGTTAAGCTTATATGAGTCAAGTCTGTTATTTCTATTAAGTCCTTCCTTCCTTCTTATGTTTTACCTACTACCGGACCACCTTGCCGTTtgattcccccccccccccccccccccccacgtaCATCTTGCTTGTAGGGTCTCTCTAGGTTCTCTCCGCTCATT
The sequence above is a segment of the Nematostella vectensis chromosome 2, jaNemVect1.1, whole genome shotgun sequence genome. Coding sequences within it:
- the LOC5517956 gene encoding leucine-rich repeat-containing protein 46 isoform X1 — protein: MLKKDMADSSPSKGISVALIAKRNISQQEQTNSDQIAEALLQLTHVRLDRENLKCIDNLECLGNVTNLYLQHNNIEYIENLETLQQLNFLTLASNKISEVKNLKCLNKLKFLDLSDNNITEFSTDEFPSELLILNLQGNPCLQSENYRSCILKALPHLKQLDGATITNKDRREVGFEVSSTEDDSEEESEDDIEEEKGSSLKQHCDNIIVRAKIRAIKEDASHGRRLEELASIRAEALHSSRPQTQPET
- the LOC5517956 gene encoding leucine-rich repeat-containing protein 46 isoform X2; this encodes MLKKDMDSSPSKGISVALIAKRNISQQEQTNSDQIAEALLQLTHVRLDRENLKCIDNLECLGNVTNLYLQHNNIEYIENLETLQQLNFLTLASNKISEVKNLKCLNKLKFLDLSDNNITEFSTDEFPSELLILNLQGNPCLQSENYRSCILKALPHLKQLDGATITNKDRREVGFEVSSTEDDSEEESEDDIEEEKGSSLKQHCDNIIVRAKIRAIKEDASHGRRLEELASIRAEALHSSRPQTQPET